A portion of the Chromobacterium sp. IIBBL 290-4 genome contains these proteins:
- a CDS encoding energy transducer TonB — protein MTDCKTYPPNDDGLGDLFSKPAPPPPRRMKNLALGVAALAAIAVAAYLVWQWASSIASVQRKPPELTTIIPLPPPPAPPPKPETPPPPDKKMVEPEPVPVPSEAPKPAEEAPPKPADTTADPMQMNADAQSGSDAFNIGAGTGHGLAGSGGGGRIGNATYGQYLGYALQKTLRETDSTRLLVYRMNVDLWISREGQVTRVEMAQSSGDKDIDEKVLAVLRRTVFDQRPTTSTTMPVKVALTSRRPS, from the coding sequence GTGACTGATTGCAAAACCTATCCGCCGAACGACGACGGTCTTGGCGATCTGTTCTCGAAACCGGCGCCGCCCCCGCCGCGGCGCATGAAAAACCTTGCGCTGGGCGTGGCCGCCCTGGCGGCGATAGCCGTGGCGGCCTATCTGGTCTGGCAGTGGGCCAGCAGCATCGCCAGCGTGCAGCGCAAGCCGCCGGAACTGACGACGATCATTCCGCTGCCGCCTCCGCCAGCGCCGCCGCCCAAACCGGAAACGCCGCCTCCGCCGGATAAAAAGATGGTCGAGCCGGAACCGGTTCCGGTGCCTTCAGAGGCGCCGAAACCGGCGGAGGAAGCGCCGCCGAAACCGGCCGACACCACCGCCGACCCGATGCAGATGAACGCCGATGCGCAGTCCGGCAGCGACGCATTCAACATCGGCGCCGGCACCGGGCACGGCTTGGCCGGCTCCGGAGGCGGCGGACGCATAGGCAACGCCACCTACGGCCAATACCTCGGCTATGCGCTGCAAAAGACGCTGCGCGAAACCGACAGCACCCGGCTGCTGGTGTACCGGATGAACGTCGACCTCTGGATCAGCCGCGAAGGACAGGTGACGCGCGTCGAAATGGCGCAGTCGAGCGGCGACAAAGACATCGACGAGAAAGTGCTGGCCGTGCTGCGGCGCACCGTGTTCGACCAGCGTCCGACCACGAGCACCACCATGCCGGTCAAGGTGGCGCTGACCAGCCGCCGGCCTTCGTGA
- a CDS encoding biopolymer transporter ExbD: protein MASVSSQNDGDDDMPVDGINITPLVDVLMVVLVMFILTATAQIAGIKVNLPKASSSTALSQPKTKAISINDAGAVFLDAYPVTLPELEDRLRAEKALNPDFPIIVRGDAVVQYQKVVEVLDLLRRLELSQVGLVTGKPN, encoded by the coding sequence ATGGCTTCCGTTTCCTCGCAAAACGACGGCGACGACGATATGCCCGTCGACGGCATCAACATCACGCCGCTGGTCGATGTGCTGATGGTGGTGCTGGTGATGTTCATCCTCACCGCCACCGCGCAGATCGCCGGCATCAAGGTGAACCTGCCCAAGGCCTCCTCGTCGACGGCCTTGTCGCAGCCCAAGACCAAGGCGATTTCGATCAACGACGCCGGCGCGGTGTTCCTCGATGCCTATCCGGTCACGCTGCCCGAGCTGGAAGACAGGTTGCGCGCAGAGAAGGCGCTCAATCCGGACTTTCCGATCATCGTGCGCGGCGACGCGGTGGTGCAATACCAGAAGGTCGTCGAGGTTCTCGATCTGCTGCGCCGCCTGGAACTGTCGCAAGTCGGTCTGGTGACCGGCAAGCCGAACTGA
- a CDS encoding DUF2341 domain-containing protein, with protein MLRTLPCLLVLMMSILLPSLSFAADWWQEDWKFRKQIFIDTTPKGGNISAPVGRAPVLMRLHSGNFSFDGANEKGSDLRFVAADGKTVLNHQIESFNPALGMATVWVDVPAIKPGERQEIWMYYGNKAAPDAANGQSVFDPNYVLVYHFGGGADAMPRDATAYANHAQKAVGAATDGVIGRALQLAGQPLILPASPSLAVPAGGEFTFSAWLRVAQPKGTQLIYARRDAGNALLIGLNQGAPFVEINGQRSGPAQALAAGAWQHLAVTARGQQVQLFVNGHPAASLAAALPAFSSAAAIGGDAPTANSATASSFAPFSGAIAEVRISKVARPEPLILADAISQGKESRLLQYGADEEQAGFGFAGLTFLIKAVPFDAWIVLAILAFMMAQTWSIMIVKFRRTKRLQTANDAFREAFSRVGMHLEMLADDARAEGALNNASLWRLYAAAVNELRIRRQQGADTTLISSATIEAIRVSMDAVRTRETLELGSRLGTLSNAIAGGPYIGLLGTVLGIMVVFLGTAMAGDVNINAIAPGMAAALMATAAGLFVAIPALFGYNRIIARNKEIGADMRVFVDEFVARLAEAHGEGQSMEIARMQLRASAAAAPATATE; from the coding sequence ATGTTACGCACACTCCCCTGCTTGCTTGTCTTGATGATGAGCATTCTCTTGCCCTCGCTGTCTTTCGCCGCGGACTGGTGGCAGGAAGACTGGAAGTTTCGCAAACAGATTTTCATCGACACCACGCCCAAGGGCGGCAACATCAGCGCGCCGGTCGGCCGCGCGCCGGTCCTGATGCGGCTGCACTCGGGCAATTTTTCCTTTGACGGCGCCAATGAAAAAGGAAGCGACCTGCGTTTCGTCGCCGCGGACGGCAAGACCGTGCTCAATCACCAGATCGAGAGTTTCAACCCAGCGCTGGGCATGGCCACCGTCTGGGTGGACGTGCCTGCGATCAAGCCGGGCGAGCGCCAGGAAATCTGGATGTACTACGGCAACAAGGCCGCGCCGGACGCCGCCAACGGCCAGTCCGTGTTTGATCCCAATTACGTCCTGGTCTATCACTTCGGCGGCGGCGCCGACGCCATGCCGCGCGACGCAACCGCGTATGCCAACCACGCCCAGAAGGCTGTCGGCGCAGCCACGGACGGCGTGATCGGCCGCGCGCTGCAACTGGCCGGCCAGCCGCTGATCTTGCCGGCCTCCCCTTCGCTGGCTGTGCCGGCCGGCGGCGAATTCACCTTCAGCGCCTGGCTGCGCGTCGCCCAGCCCAAGGGCACGCAGCTGATCTATGCCCGCCGCGACGCCGGCAATGCGCTGCTGATCGGCTTGAATCAGGGCGCGCCTTTCGTTGAAATCAACGGCCAACGCAGCGGCCCGGCGCAAGCGCTCGCCGCCGGCGCCTGGCAGCATCTGGCTGTGACCGCCCGCGGCCAGCAGGTGCAGCTGTTCGTCAACGGCCATCCGGCCGCGTCGCTCGCGGCCGCCTTGCCTGCGTTCTCATCCGCGGCGGCCATCGGCGGCGATGCGCCGACAGCCAATAGTGCGACGGCGTCCAGCTTTGCGCCGTTCAGCGGCGCGATCGCTGAAGTGCGCATCTCCAAGGTGGCGCGCCCCGAGCCGCTGATCCTGGCCGACGCCATATCCCAAGGCAAGGAATCCCGCCTGCTGCAATACGGCGCCGACGAGGAGCAAGCCGGTTTCGGCTTCGCCGGCCTGACCTTCCTGATCAAGGCGGTGCCCTTCGATGCCTGGATCGTGCTGGCCATCCTGGCGTTCATGATGGCGCAGACCTGGAGCATCATGATCGTGAAATTCCGCCGCACCAAACGCTTGCAGACGGCCAACGACGCCTTCCGCGAAGCGTTCTCCCGCGTCGGCATGCATCTGGAAATGCTGGCCGACGACGCCCGCGCCGAGGGCGCGCTCAACAACGCCTCGCTGTGGCGCTTGTACGCCGCCGCGGTCAATGAGCTGCGCATCCGCCGCCAGCAAGGGGCCGACACCACGCTGATCTCCAGCGCGACCATTGAAGCGATCCGGGTTTCCATGGATGCCGTGCGCACCCGGGAAACCCTGGAACTGGGCTCCCGCCTGGGCACCCTGTCCAACGCCATCGCCGGCGGCCCCTACATCGGCCTGCTCGGCACCGTGCTCGGCATCATGGTGGTGTTCCTCGGCACCGCGATGGCCGGCGACGTGAACATCAACGCGATCGCGCCGGGCATGGCCGCGGCGCTCATGGCGACGGCGGCCGGCCTGTTCGTCGCGATTCCCGCCCTGTTTGGCTACAACCGCATCATCGCCCGCAACAAGGAAATCGGCGCGGACATGCGGGTTTTCGTCGATGAGTTCGTGGCCCGGCTGGCCGAGGCGCATGGAGAAGGCCAGTCCATGGAAATCGCACGCATGCAGCTGCGCGCCAGCGCTGCCGCCGCTCCCGCCACCGCGACTGAATAA